The following proteins are co-located in the Marinomonas profundi genome:
- the choX gene encoding choline ABC transporter substrate-binding protein, with product MTVFPFNQKGLKALGVTSLLLSSSLGLAAEPEQCQKVTFSDPGWTDIGATNGIATTLLNAMGYDTQVYLLSVPVGFESLKNGEIDAFMGNWMPAQSAFIDKYKDNIEIVRTNLEGVKFTLAVPTYVFDAGVKDFSDLQKFSKDFRQRIYGIDAGAPANQKLQDMIDSNDFGLKEWNLVESGEQAMLSQVSRTVKRDNFIVFLAWEPHPMNVNFDLKYLTGGDEYFGPNYGGATIRTLTRKDYTNECPNVGKLLSNLKFSLTMENEIIGSSEKPEQAAENWIKAHPGVLDNWLQGVTTYNGEPALSVVKGQLGLM from the coding sequence ATGACAGTATTTCCTTTTAATCAGAAAGGGCTCAAAGCCTTGGGGGTTACAAGCTTACTACTTAGTAGTAGCTTAGGGCTCGCTGCTGAACCAGAGCAATGTCAAAAAGTGACTTTTAGCGACCCGGGCTGGACGGATATTGGTGCCACCAATGGCATAGCAACAACCCTTTTAAACGCAATGGGATACGATACACAAGTCTATCTTCTAAGCGTCCCTGTCGGTTTTGAAAGCTTAAAAAATGGCGAAATAGATGCCTTTATGGGCAACTGGATGCCGGCTCAATCGGCTTTTATTGATAAATACAAAGACAATATTGAGATCGTTCGCACCAACTTAGAAGGCGTAAAATTCACCTTGGCTGTTCCAACCTATGTGTTTGACGCAGGCGTAAAAGATTTTTCCGACTTACAAAAATTTAGCAAAGACTTTCGTCAGCGCATATATGGCATTGACGCAGGCGCGCCCGCCAACCAGAAACTACAAGATATGATAGACAGCAATGATTTTGGTCTAAAAGAGTGGAACCTTGTTGAGTCAGGCGAACAAGCTATGCTATCGCAAGTATCAAGAACCGTAAAACGAGACAACTTCATTGTTTTTCTCGCTTGGGAACCTCACCCAATGAACGTAAACTTTGATTTAAAATACTTAACCGGTGGCGACGAATATTTCGGACCCAACTATGGCGGAGCAACCATCAGAACCTTGACCCGTAAAGACTATACAAATGAGTGTCCTAACGTTGGCAAGCTGCTCAGCAACCTTAAATTTAGCCTAACAATGGAAAACGAAATCATCGGCTCAAGTGAAAAGCCCGAACAAGCCGCAGAAAATTGGATCAAGGCTCACCCAGGCGTGCTAGACAACTGGCTCCAAGGGGTGACAACCTATAATGGAGAACCCGCATTGTCCGTGGTAAAAGGTCAACTTGGCCTCATGTAA
- the betC gene encoding choline-sulfatase: MSNKQPNILFIMADQIAASALPIYGHPVVKTPNLSKLAESGVVFDSAYCNSPLCAPSRYVLMTGQLPSKIGAYDNAADLAADIPTFAHYLRAQNYKTALSGKMHFCGPDQLHGFEERLTTDIYPADYGWFPNWDDLKTRPTWYHNMSSVTQAGPCIRSNQLDFDDEVVFHAQRYLYDYVRREQDRPFCLTVSMSHPHDPYAIPQEYWDRYQEDEIDPPKITINKEDQDPHSARLQEVYAYHDQALSEQQVRNARRAYYGAISYVDDKIGMLLKTLEETGLADNTIIVFSGDHGDMLGERNLWYKMSFFEGSARVPMIVHAPQHFSAKRVKESVSTMDLLPTFLEMATNTTDHHYAMPIQGRSLMPHIEGNAGGHDEVIGEYFGEGAIAPLLMIRRAQYKYVYCAIDPEQLFDLENDPDELINLATNPDYADLCKAFKQEALERWDSDAMTQDVLISQRRRRLIVKAMNKGKKLAWDHQPIFDSSEMYMRNHIDLDDLESRSRFPKIV; this comes from the coding sequence ATGTCAAACAAACAACCTAACATTCTTTTTATTATGGCCGATCAAATCGCAGCCTCTGCTTTGCCCATCTATGGGCACCCTGTTGTAAAAACCCCCAACCTGAGCAAACTCGCTGAAAGTGGCGTAGTCTTTGACTCGGCGTATTGCAACAGTCCGCTCTGTGCGCCCTCTAGATATGTACTAATGACAGGTCAGCTTCCTAGTAAAATTGGCGCTTATGACAACGCCGCTGACCTAGCGGCGGACATTCCAACCTTTGCCCATTACTTGCGAGCACAAAACTACAAAACCGCACTCTCCGGTAAAATGCACTTTTGTGGCCCGGATCAACTGCATGGATTCGAAGAGCGCCTCACTACCGATATTTACCCTGCTGATTATGGCTGGTTTCCCAATTGGGATGACCTTAAAACGCGCCCTACCTGGTATCATAATATGTCGTCTGTTACTCAAGCAGGCCCCTGTATACGCAGCAATCAACTGGATTTTGACGACGAAGTCGTTTTCCACGCCCAGCGTTATCTATACGACTATGTACGACGCGAGCAGGATCGTCCATTTTGCCTTACCGTTTCCATGTCACACCCACACGACCCTTACGCAATACCGCAAGAATATTGGGACAGATACCAAGAGGATGAAATAGATCCCCCTAAAATCACCATTAATAAAGAAGACCAAGACCCACACTCAGCACGATTACAAGAAGTTTATGCTTATCACGATCAAGCACTAAGTGAGCAACAAGTTCGCAACGCTCGACGCGCTTACTACGGCGCCATTAGCTACGTAGACGACAAAATCGGCATGTTATTAAAAACACTAGAAGAAACAGGCCTAGCCGATAATACCATTATTGTTTTTTCCGGCGATCATGGCGATATGCTCGGCGAACGCAACCTTTGGTATAAAATGTCGTTTTTTGAAGGGTCAGCTCGCGTCCCTATGATCGTTCACGCACCCCAACATTTTTCAGCTAAGCGCGTCAAAGAATCGGTTTCCACCATGGATCTATTACCCACTTTCCTTGAAATGGCGACGAACACCACAGACCATCATTATGCCATGCCCATACAAGGCAGAAGCCTAATGCCACATATTGAAGGCAACGCTGGCGGGCACGACGAAGTAATCGGTGAGTATTTTGGTGAGGGCGCCATTGCCCCACTTTTAATGATACGCAGAGCACAATATAAATACGTCTATTGCGCAATCGATCCAGAGCAGTTATTTGACCTAGAAAATGACCCAGATGAGCTAATTAATCTAGCGACAAACCCAGATTATGCTGACCTATGCAAGGCTTTCAAACAGGAAGCGTTGGAGCGCTGGGATTCTGATGCAATGACCCAAGACGTTCTAATCAGCCAACGCCGACGTCGTTTAATTGTCAAAGCCATGAACAAAGGAAAAAAACTCGCATGGGATCACCAACCTATCTTCGATAGCAGCGAAATGTACATGAGAAACCACATTGACCTAGACGATTTGGAAAGCCGATCTCGATTCCCTAAAATCGTATAA
- the fabG gene encoding 3-oxoacyl-ACP reductase FabG, which yields MSLEGKIALVTGATRGIGKAIAVALVEQGATVIGTATSESGAQSIGEYLGTNGKGWVLDVSSSESVDAVVKEITAEFGAPTILVNNAGITRDNLMMRMKEDEWGQVINTNLTSVFRVTKACLRGMTKAKFGRVISISSVVGSMGNGGQTNYSAAKAGLEGFSRSLAAEIASRGITVNCVAPGFIETDMTKVLPEEHKAKLVEKVPSSRLGQPEEIAAAVAFLASNGAAYITGETLHVNGGMYMS from the coding sequence ATGAGTCTTGAAGGAAAAATCGCACTGGTAACGGGCGCTACTCGCGGTATAGGCAAAGCAATTGCTGTTGCTTTGGTTGAGCAGGGCGCAACGGTTATCGGTACAGCGACCAGTGAGTCGGGTGCGCAAAGTATCGGTGAATATTTAGGGACGAATGGCAAAGGCTGGGTGCTGGATGTATCATCAAGCGAATCCGTTGATGCTGTTGTGAAGGAAATTACAGCGGAATTTGGTGCGCCAACTATTTTGGTTAATAATGCCGGTATTACTCGTGATAACCTTATGATGCGCATGAAGGAAGATGAATGGGGTCAGGTGATTAATACTAACCTTACCTCGGTCTTTCGTGTCACAAAAGCTTGCTTACGTGGCATGACCAAAGCAAAATTCGGTCGTGTTATTAGCATTAGTTCAGTCGTTGGCTCTATGGGGAATGGTGGACAAACCAATTATTCCGCGGCAAAAGCCGGTCTAGAAGGATTTAGTCGTTCTTTGGCGGCAGAGATTGCGTCTCGTGGAATTACGGTCAACTGTGTTGCCCCAGGGTTTATCGAAACAGATATGACTAAGGTGTTGCCTGAAGAGCATAAGGCTAAATTGGTCGAAAAAGTGCCTTCATCACGTCTTGGTCAACCCGAAGAAATTGCGGCAGCTGTCGCGTTTTTGGCGTCAAATGGCGCCGCTTACATCACCGGTGAGACATTACATGTCAATGGCGGTATGTATATGTCGTAA
- the acpP gene encoding acyl carrier protein → MSSIEERVKKIVCEQLGVKEEDVVASASFVDDLGADSLDTVELVMALEEEFDTEIPDEEAEKITTVQAANDYINANL, encoded by the coding sequence ATGAGTAGCATTGAAGAACGCGTTAAAAAAATCGTTTGTGAACAACTAGGCGTTAAAGAAGAAGATGTTGTTGCTTCAGCATCTTTTGTTGATGACCTAGGTGCCGATTCCCTAGATACTGTTGAGCTAGTAATGGCTCTTGAAGAGGAATTTGATACTGAAATTCCTGATGAAGAAGCAGAGAAAATCACTACTGTACAAGCAGCGAACGATTACATAAACGCTAACTTGTAA
- a CDS encoding ABC transporter ATP-binding protein: MTYAIEISDLKKRYDGGFEALKGINLNVEKGDFFALLGPNGAGKSTTIGILCSLVNKTSGRVSIFGTDIDKDFAKAKQYLGVVPQEFNFNVFETVFNVVVTQAGFYGIGRSVAEERAEKYLKQLDLWDKRNDQSRMLSGGMKRRLMIARALIHEPEVLILDEPTAGVDIELRRSMWEFIKKLNEQGTTIILTTHYLEEAEQLCRNIAIINAGEIVENTSVKALLKTLNQETFILDLDTRLPDDWSLPGFSVAVSKDATTVEVEVIKGQSINAIFKALDSIAINVVSMRNKSNRLEELFVKLIKG, from the coding sequence ATGACATATGCAATCGAAATTAGTGACCTTAAAAAACGCTATGATGGTGGATTTGAAGCGCTAAAAGGGATCAATTTAAATGTTGAAAAAGGCGATTTTTTTGCATTGCTGGGGCCTAATGGCGCCGGTAAGTCGACCACTATCGGCATTTTATGCTCGTTGGTGAATAAAACATCGGGCCGGGTGTCTATTTTTGGTACGGACATTGATAAAGATTTTGCCAAAGCCAAACAATATTTAGGGGTGGTGCCGCAAGAGTTTAACTTTAATGTGTTCGAAACCGTGTTTAACGTGGTGGTAACGCAAGCGGGGTTTTACGGCATCGGTCGTTCTGTGGCCGAAGAGCGCGCGGAAAAATACCTAAAGCAATTGGATCTTTGGGATAAACGGAATGATCAATCTCGAATGTTGTCTGGCGGTATGAAGCGTCGTTTGATGATCGCAAGAGCCTTAATTCATGAGCCAGAAGTGCTTATTTTAGACGAGCCAACCGCTGGGGTAGACATTGAACTGCGTCGTTCTATGTGGGAGTTCATCAAAAAGTTAAATGAGCAAGGTACAACGATTATTTTGACGACGCATTATTTAGAAGAAGCGGAACAGCTATGTCGTAACATTGCCATTATCAACGCTGGGGAAATTGTCGAAAATACCAGCGTTAAAGCCTTGTTGAAAACACTGAATCAGGAAACCTTTATTTTAGATCTGGATACCCGATTGCCTGATGATTGGTCTTTGCCGGGCTTTAGTGTTGCGGTAAGTAAAGACGCTACTACGGTAGAGGTGGAGGTCATTAAAGGGCAGTCTATTAATGCGATTTTTAAGGCGCTAGATTCTATTGCTATCAATGTGGTCAGTATGCGTAATAAGTCCAATCGACTTGAAGAGCTCTTCGTTAAATTAATTAAAGGCTAA
- a CDS encoding PA2817 family protein, producing the protein MESRTQYILDAFSDLRQRIAEHAPFNQPDLAEEELDFLTKWDELTSNIQKNTHDYTFDAQEILSRFIRCYANLVPLIKRELLWFVGGECLHFLGDEEIALYQQLEDRLYELDSRNETYDITKEISTLRGISTQIH; encoded by the coding sequence GTGGAATCACGCACACAATACATACTTGATGCTTTTTCTGATCTGCGCCAGCGAATTGCAGAACATGCACCATTCAACCAGCCAGACTTAGCAGAAGAAGAACTGGATTTTTTAACAAAATGGGATGAGCTGACGAGCAATATCCAGAAAAATACCCATGACTATACTTTTGATGCCCAAGAAATATTATCGCGCTTCATTCGTTGCTATGCGAACCTAGTTCCTTTAATAAAACGAGAACTGCTGTGGTTCGTCGGGGGAGAGTGCTTACACTTTTTAGGTGACGAAGAAATCGCCCTTTACCAACAGCTAGAAGATCGTTTGTATGAACTAGATAGCCGCAACGAAACGTACGATATAACAAAAGAAATCAGCACGCTACGCGGCATATCAACACAAATTCATTAA
- a CDS encoding ABC transporter permease encodes MKNSEIWVAFYTILVREIRRFTRIWPQTLLPPAITMTLYFAIFGNLIGDRIGEMGGFSYMQYIVPGLIMMSIITNAYSNVSSSFFSAKFQHSVQELLVSPTPNWVILLGYTLGGVARGLCVGLIVTVLSLFFTHLALESLFLTVLVVCLTAVMFSLGGFVNAIYARSFDDVSIVPTFILTPLTYLGGVFYSIDLLPDFWQSVSLLNPVLYMVNAFRYGILGVSDINVYWALVIVCVFIVVLFGFGLRLLNQGKGIRS; translated from the coding sequence ATGAAAAATTCGGAAATTTGGGTCGCGTTTTATACTATTTTAGTCAGGGAAATTCGTCGCTTTACTCGTATTTGGCCGCAAACATTGTTGCCACCAGCCATTACGATGACCTTGTATTTCGCTATATTTGGTAACTTGATTGGTGACCGAATTGGCGAAATGGGGGGCTTTAGCTATATGCAATATATTGTGCCTGGTTTAATCATGATGTCTATTATTACCAACGCCTATTCGAATGTATCATCGTCTTTTTTCTCGGCCAAGTTTCAGCACAGCGTACAAGAGTTACTGGTATCGCCGACACCCAATTGGGTGATTCTGCTGGGTTACACACTAGGCGGTGTGGCACGAGGCTTGTGTGTGGGTTTGATTGTTACTGTGCTGTCGTTGTTTTTTACGCACTTAGCGCTGGAGAGCTTGTTTTTGACTGTGTTGGTGGTGTGTTTGACGGCGGTGATGTTTTCGCTGGGGGGATTTGTTAATGCCATTTACGCTCGAAGCTTTGATGATGTCTCTATTGTCCCTACATTCATTTTAACGCCTCTAACGTATCTTGGTGGGGTGTTTTATTCTATCGATTTATTACCCGACTTCTGGCAGTCTGTTTCGCTTTTAAACCCTGTTCTTTATATGGTTAATGCGTTTCGCTACGGTATTTTGGGTGTGTCTGATATCAATGTGTATTGGGCGCTGGTAATTGTTTGTGTGTTTATTGTGGTGTTATTTGGTTTTGGTCTGCGTTTGCTCAATCAGGGCAAAGGTATTAGAAGTTGA
- the fabD gene encoding ACP S-malonyltransferase yields MSSKLAFVFPGQGSQQLGMLADLAEKHDIIEQTFAEASEVLGYDLWRLVQNDADKLSQTDKTQPALLTASVALWRLWEQQGGEQPAYVTGHSLGEYSALVCAGVIAFTDAVELVKLRGEYMQQAVPAGEGAMAAIIGLDDDKVVAACDAAPGIVSAVNFNSPGQVVIAGHVAAVEAAMANAKEAGAKRALPLPVSVPSHCELMIPAGAKLAEKLETIAFHSPTCTLVQNVTAQAVSDPSVIKANLVAQLSEPVLWTQSVVLLAELGVTSTVECGPGKVLSGLNKRIVKGLETASLGDLVGFEAALSV; encoded by the coding sequence ATGAGCAGTAAATTAGCTTTTGTTTTTCCAGGTCAGGGTTCTCAGCAGTTGGGAATGTTGGCGGATTTGGCCGAAAAGCACGACATAATAGAGCAAACGTTCGCAGAAGCGTCCGAGGTTCTTGGTTATGATTTATGGCGTCTTGTGCAAAATGATGCGGACAAGCTGAGTCAAACCGACAAAACGCAACCGGCCTTGTTGACGGCCAGTGTTGCTTTGTGGCGTCTCTGGGAGCAGCAGGGCGGTGAACAGCCAGCGTATGTTACAGGTCACAGTCTTGGTGAATATTCTGCCTTGGTGTGTGCTGGCGTGATTGCCTTTACGGATGCGGTTGAACTGGTTAAGTTGCGTGGCGAATATATGCAGCAAGCGGTTCCTGCGGGTGAGGGGGCGATGGCGGCAATTATCGGTCTTGATGATGATAAAGTGGTTGCTGCGTGTGACGCGGCGCCAGGTATTGTGAGTGCGGTTAACTTTAATTCGCCAGGTCAGGTTGTTATCGCAGGTCACGTTGCGGCAGTAGAAGCGGCCATGGCAAACGCAAAAGAAGCGGGTGCCAAGCGGGCTTTGCCTCTGCCAGTGAGCGTTCCGTCTCATTGTGAGCTGATGATTCCTGCCGGTGCGAAGCTGGCTGAAAAACTTGAGACGATTGCGTTTCATTCGCCCACTTGTACTTTGGTGCAGAACGTGACGGCTCAAGCGGTTTCGGATCCTTCTGTCATTAAGGCGAACCTAGTTGCCCAGTTAAGTGAGCCAGTGTTGTGGACGCAATCTGTTGTGTTGCTTGCTGAGCTTGGTGTAACGTCTACGGTAGAATGTGGTCCGGGCAAGGTATTAAGCGGTCTTAATAAGCGAATCGTTAAAGGCTTGGAAACGGCTTCTTTAGGTGATTTGGTTGGGTTTGAAGCGGCTTTATCTGTATAA
- the fabF gene encoding beta-ketoacyl-ACP synthase II — protein sequence MSRRRVVVTGMGMVTPLGNNVKDTWDNILEGKSGVSEITSFDASQFSTRFAAQVNGFDATQYMSVKEARKMDLFIQYGIAAAVQALEDANLNAETADLNRVGCAIGSGIGGLPMIEKNLELLNESGPKRISPFFVPGAIINMISGHVAIRFGFKGPNISIVTACTTGTHNIGMAGRMIAYGDADVMIAGGAEMAITPLGIGGFGAARALSTRNDDYKTASRPWDKDRDGFVMGDGAGILVLEEYEHAVARGAKIYAELVGFGMSDDAHHMTAPPEDGEGAASAMRAALKDAKLTPLDIDYINAHGTSTPAGDLAETQAVKSLMGDDASDVAISSTKSMIGHLLGASGAVESIFSILAIRDQVAPPTINLEEQGEGCDLNYIPGTPQKRKIEVVLNNSFGFGGTNGTLVFKKMP from the coding sequence ATGTCTCGTCGTCGGGTTGTAGTCACAGGTATGGGAATGGTGACACCCCTTGGCAATAATGTGAAAGATACGTGGGATAACATACTGGAAGGTAAGAGCGGTGTTTCGGAGATCACCTCTTTTGATGCTAGCCAGTTTTCCACTCGTTTTGCGGCACAGGTAAATGGCTTTGATGCGACTCAATATATGAGCGTGAAAGAGGCCCGCAAAATGGATCTTTTCATTCAATATGGTATCGCCGCGGCCGTGCAGGCGTTAGAGGATGCAAATTTAAATGCAGAGACTGCCGATTTAAATCGCGTTGGTTGTGCGATTGGTTCTGGTATTGGCGGTTTGCCAATGATTGAAAAAAACCTAGAGCTATTGAATGAATCCGGTCCAAAACGTATTTCTCCTTTTTTTGTACCAGGCGCGATTATTAATATGATTTCTGGTCATGTTGCCATTCGTTTTGGCTTTAAAGGCCCTAATATTTCCATTGTCACCGCCTGTACAACAGGGACGCATAATATTGGCATGGCGGGCCGAATGATTGCCTACGGTGATGCCGATGTGATGATTGCTGGCGGTGCTGAGATGGCCATTACGCCACTGGGTATTGGTGGTTTTGGGGCGGCTCGGGCCTTGTCTACTCGTAATGATGATTATAAAACAGCCAGTCGCCCTTGGGATAAAGACCGCGATGGTTTTGTGATGGGCGATGGTGCGGGTATTTTGGTGCTGGAAGAATATGAGCACGCAGTGGCTCGAGGTGCGAAAATATACGCTGAGCTTGTGGGGTTTGGTATGAGTGATGATGCGCACCACATGACGGCTCCACCGGAAGATGGCGAAGGCGCGGCGTCTGCCATGCGTGCCGCTCTAAAGGATGCCAAGCTGACCCCTTTAGACATTGATTATATAAATGCTCATGGTACGTCGACGCCTGCTGGCGATTTGGCCGAAACGCAAGCAGTGAAGTCTCTGATGGGAGACGATGCCTCTGACGTGGCAATCAGTTCAACTAAGTCGATGATAGGGCATTTATTGGGGGCTTCTGGTGCGGTTGAGTCCATTTTTTCGATCTTGGCGATTCGAGATCAAGTGGCGCCACCGACGATAAACCTAGAAGAGCAAGGCGAAGGCTGTGATTTAAACTATATTCCGGGTACGCCGCAAAAGCGTAAAATAGAGGTTGTGCTGAATAACTCTTTTGGGTTTGGCGGGACGAACGGAACACTTGTTTTTAAGAAAATGCCTTAA
- the queF gene encoding NADPH-dependent 7-cyano-7-deazaguanine reductase QueF (Catalyzes the NADPH-dependent reduction of 7-cyano-7-deazaguanine (preQ0) to 7-aminomethyl-7-deazaguanine (preQ1) in queuosine biosynthesis) translates to MGFLPLGQQTEYVSEYDSGLLYPIARVDKWTEMGIESERLPFYGEDVWNAYELSWLNAKGKPVVALAEIRLPCDSPNIIESKSFKLYLNSLNQMRYDSMEAVQAILEKDLSNAAGAAVTVMIRDVDSMASLVVLTPDYCIDELDVDVSEYHPNAGLLATDKTVGVVEERVVSHLLKSNCPVTNQPDWGAVFIEYKGPKIHHDSLLKYVISFREHTDFHEQCVERIFIDIMRQCQPESLTVYARYVRRGGLDINPYRSSVPLVLGNNRLTRQ, encoded by the coding sequence ATGGGTTTTTTACCCTTAGGTCAGCAAACAGAGTATGTTTCTGAGTACGATTCAGGGTTGCTTTACCCCATTGCAAGAGTGGATAAATGGACCGAAATGGGCATTGAGTCCGAACGCTTACCCTTTTATGGTGAAGATGTTTGGAATGCGTATGAGTTGTCTTGGTTAAATGCGAAAGGAAAGCCAGTTGTTGCTTTGGCGGAGATTCGTTTACCCTGTGATTCGCCTAATATTATTGAATCTAAATCGTTTAAATTGTATTTAAATTCATTGAATCAAATGCGTTATGACTCTATGGAAGCAGTGCAAGCCATCCTTGAGAAGGATCTTTCTAACGCGGCGGGTGCTGCTGTGACGGTGATGATTCGGGATGTTGATTCGATGGCGTCGCTGGTCGTCTTGACCCCAGACTACTGCATTGATGAATTGGATGTGGATGTGTCGGAATACCATCCTAACGCGGGGTTGTTGGCAACGGACAAGACGGTTGGGGTTGTCGAAGAGCGTGTGGTGAGCCACCTGTTAAAATCCAATTGCCCTGTTACCAATCAACCTGATTGGGGGGCGGTTTTTATTGAGTACAAAGGCCCTAAAATTCACCATGACAGCTTATTAAAGTATGTTATTTCTTTTCGTGAGCATACGGATTTTCATGAGCAATGTGTTGAGCGTATTTTTATCGACATCATGCGTCAGTGTCAGCCAGAAAGCTTAACGGTTTATGCGCGTTATGTAAGGCGCGGAGGATTGGACATCAACCCTTACCGTTCTTCAGTCCCGCTGGTGCTAGGGAATAATCGTCTTACACGCCAGTAG
- a CDS encoding YceD family protein: MAILFPAMLNDTLPKYFDPRKYASHESAFEGYVPLNQFKELCAILASDEGNAFIHLDFRVDEDRRYIATGSLTAQVQVVCQRCMGAVAHDLALDLSLGFVYDEDHAKNLPADYDPVVMTDGEVILADMVEQEIILALPIVAYHEESGCNPTAVKYASSTDDAPDDEKPNPFSILAQLKAK, encoded by the coding sequence TTGGCAATATTATTCCCCGCCATGTTGAATGATACATTACCTAAATATTTTGACCCTCGAAAATACGCCAGCCATGAGTCGGCGTTCGAAGGGTACGTGCCCCTTAATCAATTTAAGGAGCTTTGTGCTATCTTAGCCTCTGATGAGGGTAATGCTTTTATTCATCTAGACTTTAGAGTTGATGAGGATAGGCGTTATATTGCTACCGGATCATTAACCGCTCAAGTACAAGTTGTTTGTCAGCGTTGTATGGGGGCTGTTGCACATGATTTGGCGTTAGATTTGTCGCTGGGATTCGTTTATGACGAAGACCATGCAAAAAATCTACCGGCCGATTACGATCCTGTTGTCATGACCGATGGTGAAGTAATTCTGGCAGATATGGTCGAGCAAGAAATTATACTTGCCTTACCAATTGTCGCCTATCACGAAGAAAGTGGTTGCAACCCAACAGCTGTAAAGTATGCCTCGTCTACCGATGACGCACCGGATGACGAAAAACCGAATCCATTTAGTATATTGGCCCAATTAAAGGCCAAGTAA
- a CDS encoding fatty acid synthesis protein, whose protein sequence is MIRVALDAMGGDLGPRIAFDGAVEILSRHQDVIITLYYSPHSGLELPAPHERLSLITCSDVINGDEEIVLSLFRRRNSTLYQSLNALAQRSSDVVVTLGNTGAMVALARHILGVLRPKLYPALIRELYSNPLRCLVDLGANVHCPPSMLVGFAELGAAYIEALSVEPPRVGLLNVGVESSKGSAVIRETDRLLASKKWPEYCGYAEGTELFDGDKNVIVCDGMVGNAVLKASEGLLSFMMSKFKAVDGASSLFETFYQTERRHGACLVGVRGNLVKGHGCSDLSAMIGAIEYGIDIARADLYSAIEARLCNEAL, encoded by the coding sequence ATGATCAGGGTAGCTTTAGACGCTATGGGCGGGGACTTAGGTCCCCGCATTGCATTTGACGGTGCAGTGGAGATTCTTTCTCGCCATCAAGATGTCATCATCACCCTTTATTACTCTCCTCATTCCGGTTTGGAACTTCCTGCGCCTCATGAACGTTTATCTCTGATTACTTGCTCTGATGTCATTAATGGAGATGAAGAGATTGTTTTGTCTTTATTTCGCCGTCGTAACAGCACGCTTTATCAGTCTTTAAATGCATTGGCTCAGCGGTCATCGGATGTGGTTGTTACCTTGGGGAATACGGGGGCTATGGTTGCATTGGCGCGCCATATTTTAGGGGTGTTACGGCCTAAGCTTTATCCGGCATTGATTAGAGAGCTTTACTCTAACCCGTTGCGTTGTTTGGTGGATTTAGGGGCGAATGTACATTGTCCGCCGTCAATGTTGGTGGGTTTTGCAGAACTGGGTGCGGCCTATATTGAGGCGCTGAGTGTTGAACCACCCAGGGTTGGGTTGTTAAATGTAGGTGTCGAAAGCTCGAAAGGCAGTGCCGTTATTCGAGAGACGGATCGACTTTTGGCCAGTAAAAAATGGCCTGAGTATTGTGGTTATGCCGAAGGAACGGAATTATTCGATGGCGATAAAAACGTCATTGTGTGTGATGGCATGGTCGGCAATGCGGTGTTAAAAGCATCAGAAGGGCTGCTGTCTTTTATGATGAGTAAATTTAAAGCCGTGGACGGCGCATCATCTTTGTTTGAGACGTTTTACCAAACTGAACGCAGGCATGGCGCTTGCCTAGTTGGCGTGCGTGGCAATTTGGTAAAAGGTCATGGTTGTTCAGATTTGTCTGCTATGATTGGTGCAATTGAGTATGGAATTGATATTGCGCGGGCAGATTTGTATTCTGCAATAGAAGCGCGACTTTGTAATGAAGCTTTATAG
- the rpmF gene encoding 50S ribosomal protein L32 has product MAVQKSKVTRSRRGQRRSHDALTGPTLSVEKTTGELHRRHHISADGFYRGRQVITPKGE; this is encoded by the coding sequence ATGGCAGTACAAAAAAGTAAAGTTACTCGTTCACGTCGCGGCCAGCGTCGTTCACACGATGCTTTGACTGGTCCAACTCTTTCTGTAGAAAAGACGACTGGTGAACTTCACCGTCGTCACCACATTTCTGCAGATGGTTTTTACCGTGGTCGTCAAGTTATCACCCCTAAAGGTGAGTAA